In Onychostoma macrolepis isolate SWU-2019 chromosome 17, ASM1243209v1, whole genome shotgun sequence, the DNA window ACCTGCATCTCTTTAGTGATGCTGAGCTCTGTGACCTGTAGAGTGAGGTCATCATCCTGCGTCAGGTCATCGCCATCGCTGCTCTGCAGCAGAGCTGAAAGACTGTCTGAGAATGAGAGGAAGAGATCTTTTAGCATTAGCTTGTCCAGCCCAAAACCATAAAACTAATTTGGTTATCAAATACCAGTGAGATTATATGAGAGAATCTATACCTCCTCTTTCAGGGCTCATGAGAGGTGAGATTGACAGGGACACGGTGGAGCCGTCATATGTAGTCATTTCTCCATCTGTGAATTCCTCATCAGCCTCTGACTGAAGAGCTTAATGTGTCAAGAAAACATCATTTGAAAAAGCCAAATAAAAAACTGGTTAAATTGAGGTTTTGAAGGTAGGGAAACAGCAACATCTCCCTGAGATAGAAAGTATGTACTGGATCAAACAAGAAATACACTGGAGCTTACAGGAAATGGAATGGACTGGCAAactaaataattatatacactactgttcaaaggtttgaggTTGGGAAGATTTTTAACGTTTTTGaaacaagtctcttatgctcaccaaggatgaATTGATTTAATcacaaatactgtaaaaatagtaGTATGACAAACGTTGtcatactgttttatattttaatatattttaaaatgtaatttattcctgcgatgtCAAAGATAAAATTTCcattactccagacttcagCATCACAtggtctttcagaaatcattctcatatgctaatttgctgttcaagaaacatttcttattattatcaatgttgaaaacagctgtactgcttaatatttttgctgcatttttctcaggattctttgatgaatatgagtttcaaaagaacagcatttatttgaagtaaaaaTCTTCTTCCTCACTCTTTTTCTCAATTTactgtgtccttgctgaataaaagttttaatttctttcaaaaaataatctAGCTGACCACAAAACTTTGGTAATCGGTAGTGTCCTTGTATGCAGAGTGTGCATGTACCTGATTGGCTGGTCTTATTCTCCACAGTTTGTGTGTATTCCTGTATCTCTGCCTCTGATTGGTTGAAAGGGTTGGGTGGTAGAGCAGCTGTCTGCTTCTCATCCTCGTAGATGTATGCCTGAAAATAATAATGGCAAAGGGATTGACTGACAAGTGCATCTTAGTTATGcaatttttgtaatgttttgctATGTTTTGTAATGTCATGCTGACCTGTTTCAGCCTCAAAAAATCTAAAAGGTAATTGTGAgagtttaaaatatgaaataaagtcacattgcaagatataaaatGTGACAATTACCTTTTTGACTccaaaaaggaaacaaaaaaactgattaGAATTTAGCTTGTCATGTGATTTCACCATGAAATCACATGACATGAGTCCCTACATAAAGTACAACAGGGCTGCGTTCAGCCCCGACAAAATGTTGCAAAACGTTTTTTAAACGGAAATGGTGGTGCGTTGAACACCCTGTTCTGATGACGCAAGAGTTGCAACTATGGCAGCTGAGAAGgccattctttgtgttctttttgaagaatcTTTTTTATCCCCTGGTAATCAATTCTAatgtcaattattttatttctagttcttacttttttaataccttgtattttctttcttatttttatgtaaagcacgtaattaccattgtgtatgaaatttggtatataaataaacttgccgtgcaatgaagctaaaaatataaacatctaTATGATCGTGTTAATATGCTATATTGTAACTATAAAACTCTTACAACAAACATGTCTTCTAATATCTTCAATTGTTGCGTATACCGAGCTGCAGCGGACACGTTTGTAAACGACTTCACTTGGACCCGTTGTgcgagctgtctctttaataccgtgtggtttatatacatgttgctgctgattgggctgacatttttgacacacCCACCAAACAAGAGAAAACGTATCTCAAACCCCGTTGCGCACCGGTTTGAGCTTGAACGTTCCCCAGTTTTTTCTAGGCTGCTGATGTTACTGAGGTTTCATCTCATGTGAGTGTCATCATTTTAAACATACCTTTCAAAAGTACTATTACGCTAGAAAAGTTATAAAGTGTACTTTTAAAGGGAGTTTGACTGGtacatgtgtttgtgttggAATTATTGATGTAGTTACGCACTGGTCCAGGAGGCTTGTCAACAGCAATGTCTGCCAGCAGCTGAGACTTGGGTCCAGCTGTCATCAGATCTGCTCTGTTCTGCTCCCGAATCTAAACCAGCACAAACAAAGCAGTGCTTTAGTGTACGGAACACAATCTGTGGACACAGTCTGTTCAGtctgtattttctttctctAGGTCAAAATACCTTATTTCTTTTTTCCAGTACTTCACTTGGGTTAGTATTAAGTGGGACAAACTGGTTGGGGTCCTCAATCCTAATTGGGGTGTCCTTGCAGCTGCCTGACTCTTCTGACTTCATCcactaaaaaagaaagaaaataatgaatttaagaATTATTAGTGAATAATAAACACATACATAAAACAGGTGAAAACATGGTAAAAATGTTTGGCATGCCaccaattttttatatatataatattttaacaataaaagttgatgaaagtttaaaaaaaatacatatttatactaTACTGGTCTGATCTACAGAAGCTCATTttccctcaaaaaaaaaaaaaatttaaaaaggaaaaaaaaaaaaaaaatctgtgactTTGTGTCTTTTTTCATAGATCtgtgtatattatgtaattaattattactTTGAAATATATCTCAATTATATatcttataattttttttagtctGAGGTGGTAACATGCATCCATACTGATCATTGATTAACAACACTGAACACTGACTTTATAGTCATTAAGTTGATGAAGTGAATTTATAGATAATACTGATTCATAGCCATGTGAAACCCTCAATGTTGTTTGCAAATATGTTTGTACATGATCATATGCATGGATACCATGGTTTTGGTCCGGGGGCTGCAGGTCCCGTTGATGGACTCCTCAGGTACATTAACCTTTAAGTAGCAGTTCGGTGAGTTCAGCCATCGTATCCTCTCTCTGTCCCGCTTCTGTGCCACAAAGTGCAACGGACTCTGTGGAAAAACATCCTTTTCCTCTAGTCCCACCCCTGTGACGGTCGCTGGGATCTCCACATCGTTGTGGTGTCGAGGCTTCTCTTTAACTATGGGATGCCGGTAAGTGTAACCTGTTCTGTAACCCTGGAAACACAAGGTGTCATGTTAGCGATCGCTattgttttttactgttaaatatttaataatacatgCTTAATGGagtcaaaaatacaacatttaaacGTTGCTAACATATCTGGTATAGATTAGCTCATAGGCCACTCACTAAGTTGTCTAACATCCTCATAAGCGACTCGAATTCTGCCTCTCCAACCCTCCATCTGATCTGTCCGTCTGGCATTTGTCCACTGGGATTTTTTGTTGGAGCAGTTTTCAGACTTGTTCTGTCTAACACACACAGGTTGTCAACACCACCCGCACACAACAGAGCGCTAACctgaagagaaacaaaaacagaaagacACATATGATGCTGGATGACAGTTTAACCGCTCTATAAATCTACTGGCAGAGTTTAAaggagacctattatgcccctttttacaagatgtaatataagtctcaggtgtccccagaatgtgtctgttaAGTTTCattgtgcatgtctctttaaatgcaaatgagctgctgctccctgCACCCTTTTTCCAGAATGAGGCTGTGCTTTTACAGCTTGTACATTAGATATTCTGctaaaaaaacatctgtttggttttgattatcatgtctattGAGCTGAAATCAtgtgttttaaatcattattggtttaaacttctgatatgCGGTTTTCTGAGCGCACACATCCGAAGCTTGTGCACAGAAAGCGACATGGCATGTGAGTAGCTACTATACAAAaatctttcatgtcttattgcacttaaactgtcaaatacacacaagtttatattaaaaacacatgTGAGTTACAAAAACCGTcagttatgtctgtgaaggtaaacagctgggaaagaaactgcatgtttatattagatctgcGCGGCAGCAGcgtaatatatagtaaataaatcaataaatccactgcTCTCTTGTCTCCGCTGGGACTCTAAATAGTGTTCTGTGCTCTTCAGTGCAGCCAAAGACAGAACAGTTAGCATGCTTGGCATTTTTTTACAAGCTTGCAGGAAAAGTCTTACCAAAGAAAATTActgctttttcacattttctgggTTGGTAGATGCACCGGGGACCCAATTATAGCACTTAAACAcggaaaaagtcagattttcatgatatgtCACCTTTAAACAAAGCTTGAATGATCTGGGGctttgattgaaaaaaaaaaaaaaaagattggcAGGTTGTCAATCCATTCcattttctgtgttttccaGATTTAGTTTAATCcagtacatatatttatttttcatttagtgtATGTATTTGTATTAGTTTATACATTCGCAAGTGTctgtatttcagttttaaatgtgtgtcTGTACCTGTATCTCACAAGCTTGGTGGCTGTGATAAAGATAATGAAAAGCTTCCTCTATCGTCTCTCCAAATGCCAGCAAACCTTGATTCCTCAGGACCAAAACCTAAAATCAAGCAGAATTACATCAGTGTTGCGAATCAAGCATTCCGTATCAGTAAtgcacaaaatatttctataaatataatactaaGCGATATTATAACGactataactataaaaacaaaagtcaacaactattaacaaaaaattctaaagcacattttaacTTGGCAATGGTGAGGATCTGCTATTTTTCCCTGCTTAAGCTTTGCCATGCTGTACTATAGTGAACTCCTAATGGTTGTCATGCCAACGGGTAGCAGAATTCACAGACTGTCACCTTGGCAGTGGGACCAAGAGCTTTCTGAAGTTCCATCTTCTCTTTCTCGTTGGCTAAATCACCATGGTAGCTAAAATAAGACACCTCCCCCAGCAGCAAAGCTTCATGGGAAATGGGTAAGATGCCACATTTCATAGAAGAGACCTACGGGACATACAGAAGTTGCAATGTGTGTGTTACACTTTTAACAGGCAGGGTGAATGCTGGGTCAATGCCAATGGATTTTAAGGGTCTGGGGCCCACTAGGGGGCCTCAGCAAACTTCTACACATACACGCAggacatatacacatatacacaccactgcttgtgtgtgtgttattactCACGGCAGCTGTAGTTGGTGTGTATGTATGAATAACACATTTGGCATCTGGTCGGGCAGAATACACTGCAGAATGTGGTTTGAATCCCAAAACATCCACAGGCAATGCGGTGGCTCCCTGATCAACCACCTCACCAATCAGATTTACCTTCACCTTTGAAAACCAAGCATTACAAGtgataaacattatttattgccTTATTTCATATATTCTTCCACATATTACATATAATGGTGTAATTATATTCAGTTGTCAGGGTTTCCAACTTCATAATTCATGTTCAggatgtgtgtgggtgtgtgtacCAGACTAGCTGCTGTGGCCTCTGAGAACGACAGTCCTTTAGGAAGAATAAGAATATGATCCTGCTCTTTACTGATACGCAGCTGGAAAAGAAAATAACAGAGAAATAGTGAGAGAGCgcaaaagaaagacagacagagagagagagagagagagagagagtacattataataaatgttggtATCAGACATACAACATGgtgaaataatgtataatacatATTTCTTTTGAATATAGAGAAGGTCTCTACACATTgccattattttttacagtgttttctgAACAACTGTTCACAAAGACTGCCATGCCActttttgaattcatttttgcATGCTGGTCTGGTATTGTGGCATAATCTATTTCAGAAAAATCCACAATTAAACAGCATGTAAAGGTGGCCTCTTCCTTTTTTTAAGTGGGCGACATTTGGGCAGAATTAGCTAAAATCAGGACCGTGTTAAGTTGCTGTcgtttttcttcttcaaaacaGCAAATAACAAAACATGACATTTGATTTTTACAAACTCGATGCAAAccatatttgtatgtatatatttaaatgcaatgttggaaatgcatttaaatctGAATGGTAGATAACATTTCAAGTTTTTTCATCAATCAGGATGCAAAGTAAGTGTGAAGTCCTACATAAAGTGCACTTTTGAGGACAGCTGTCTCAGTTCACTCATTTGCACTTGCAAATCAATGGTGAATGCATTGAAGCAcgcactctcagaaaaaagtacaaaagctaTCACTGAGgtgcagagctgggtagtaactgattacatgtaatctggattatgtaattatattccaaaaatcaagtacttgtaattagataaaattatgttttaaaaatactcAGAATCAGACTAGTTACTTTtaattgattacatgattacatattattcactcaatagcaataaattattcataatgtattGTGTCACACCCCTtagactgtctgtgtgtgttttctgtctcCGCGTGCTCCCCCTGACCTAGTTTCCTCGTGTGTGACATgtccttatttgttttttcctgTTCTTGTTCCCATTTAGTTTGATATGCTCCACCAGTGTTTGATTAATTACCTAGTTTAGTTCCTTGTTATATaaaccaaagactatagaacaCCCACGATgtgtcactcgtatagttttgaatggtgAAAAAtgcaggaagccccgccttctgaatgaaagagccaatggCTAATTGGTAAAGTCAATGAGTCACTGCAGATGCCGTTAGATGTGTGCTtaggactgcgcatgcgcactggctgatctagcctgaaaaataagctttttataacgctatttgagcaaaagaaacaacattaatgatacagttgttgtcagatttctttggtgatttcaaatatgaaatttaatcgtaagattagtgaacagttttggagaatttgatgtttccccattcaaagagataggagctgtaCTTGCATGCCCAAGAggtgtttcaaagatggccgccgagtgacatgacttgtcttaaagagactttgtaTAAACCCAGTGTTTCCAGTGTCCTGTGCTCGGCGTTGTATGTTTACCCGTGTTTCCAGTGCTCCGTGTTTCTGAGTGttgtttattaaagactgtttgtTGTGAGCCTGTCCTCGTTCCCTCGCTCCTAGCTCCTTTGTGTGACATCGTGACATATTGAATCTCCCTAATTCGtctttttgatgttttaaattttaaaatacattcataaagTCTTCCAGTTTTGCAGACATTCCCACAAAGACCAGTCACTAGTCAGGTGGATATTAGTCATGTAGTAGTAGTCATTGTAGTTTGTCTTTGAAaagcttttgtctttcaaacacaaaaatgcacaaattcctTATTTCTCATTTACATAAATTGCAGGGATtaccaaacttttttttgtcaACTGAACCTCTTTCATACttgaagtacccctgagatttaaaaaataaatattttaataattagaatCACATGAATCGCATGTTCACGGTTCTCTGACattggtcacatgacatgcgggtaaacacataaaatattaacatttttagtaagtattttattttgattgatgttattttaaaatgatttattttaatttgacatttttatgatttcattaattaattaattaattaattaattgactttcattaaactcacaaaccccctgcagttcctctATGAACCCCAATTTCATGGGAAACCTtgataatgtaatgtaatgtttaatgcacatCATGTTGTCAATTACAacgaatggaatatattttctttttctttgcatttttatatcaatatggtacagggttatcctatttaaatcaatgtgataaattaggtcaaaagtaatctaaaagtagcctgattatattacctaaaacgTGTAACATAATAGATTACGTTGCAAACTACAGTTTTTGTcctgtaatttggaatcagtaacgaaTTACAATtagtaagtaatctacccagctctgctgatgtggtaccttttcaaaagctACACCTTTTTACCTAAAGGGTGCATCTTAATATACATATCAGTATCTAAAGTCTACATATTATTACCTAAAACgtatatattagtattttttaaaagggCACCGCCCcaatgacagcttttgtacctattTATAGAATAGATGCATGCATGTGTACAGCACAGTAATCCATCtgatgcttttgtcatttagtgAGTTGTGAGTCATGACAGATCAGAGCAGAagtagaatttacagttttctgTCTATTCTTTCCACAATGGCAGCTATTCTCTTGTCTCTCTGCATTGTTCTGACACTTAAGCCATAACTATGGTAACCAGTGTTGTCTGAACAAAAGCATCTAATTTTATTACATGCAAAATGACAGTGAGCACAGTCAGTCCTATAGGTCGGACTTGAAAAACAATTTGTGTTCTGCGTGGAAAAAAGCCATAAATGTGAGTACTTACAGTTAAATATGTATTTGGGAAGTGGGTATGTCCGTATAGGTCTAGCAGCCGGTACAAGCAGGCGAGTTTACAGCGGCCCTGTCTCTCAGCTTTAGAACAATTAAACCACTCCATACCACACAGATCATTCACTGGACTAATTGACCCTGCAcctggaaacacacacacagccaaacaacaaaaataaatatctggCTTTATCTGAGCTTCTAGATGATAGCCATACAGAATTACATGCTTTCCATATGTTGACCATAACATCAACAAATAATCTTCAATGGGAATGTATAAAGTGTcagtgaaagtgtgtgtgtgcactcaCTGCTGGGACTGCATACTCCAGTGTTGCTAAGTGTATTGCTGATGATCAGTTGTGCGATGTGACCGAGGAGACCACTGGAGTTACTGCCTTTGGAGCACTGCTCCTTTACCATACACTCCAGCTCCTCCTTAAAGTCCtgcaacaaacacacacattataacaCGTTATCAACACATGTATGTCAGTGCAttagataataaaatatcaaaccaagtggcatttattttaaagaaataacaatcaatataattaatattctgTTCAACACACAAACTAACTTTTGCAGTCACTAAAAAGACCAGTTGGTTAAATGTAATTGCAAGAAAAGTAGTACTGTTCGCATAAGCTGTTTGCAGTTGCTACTccatatttttgtgatttatttatattttacttaatcTACAGtaacattcaaatgtttggtcaGTAATAGTTGTTCAGCAATGCACTTTGcaattgattaaaatattacaatgtttttttttttttctgttcatcaaagaatccagaaaaaaatgtatcatggtttccacactgttttcaacagatgaagaaatgtttcttataatatgttttaaaatgtaactaattcTGGTAAGGCAAGGCTGAAATATTAAACTACACTGTTTTAaacagataataataagaaatgttttttttataatgtttttaaaatgtaatttattcctgtaaggcaaggctgaattttcagcagtcattattcCAGATTTTAGagtcttattcttattctttaattagtattaaatagtaataatatttcacaatattgttttttgagcaataaatgcagcctctgtAAGCATAAGAAACATATCTCAGCATAAAAAAGTaccaatcccaaacttttgaacagtatgcaAAAAAAGTACTTCATTTTAAGTGTGACTTATAGTTTTCTCTAATATAGGACATTTCTGATGTGTTCATAGCTCATTCGTTCATGGTATTAAATAATCACTGACAACAAAACAGGCTTTAAGAGAAAAGTTCAGTAAACAGAATATCCAGTCATATGTGTCTTTGCCATGAAACAGTTCAGAGAAGTCAACATGCCCTGCGGTGAGACATGATATACTTAATCTAATAaattttaaacagcattttatgCTTCTCATCATTACAAAGCATGCAGCTCTTACGGCCTCAGGCATGAATATTTGTActttaacataaaaatatgcTGCACCAAAGAATCATTTAGTATAATCCTCTAATGAAGAAAAAACTgtgattaaaatgataaaaaataaatatgctgaCCATTTACAGAATAAGAAGACATATgctttatatacatttaaacttaaaatagtGATGCTGAAACTATGAACTTCAACCTCAAAGCCTCAGGGCTGCAAAAGATGAAAGATTTTGCTGTGTATTTAGCCGAAACCAGGACATGAACGTCATGCAGTTTTGTTGATTATACAGCTTCAAATTGTGCACATTATATGGATATTAAAAATAGATGAAACTATAATCAGATAAGAGACCGAGCTTCATCTAAGGCATCAGAAATGTGCCTCTAGAGTTACGGCCCTCAAACATGATGCACAGAAATCACTTCGGGTTCTTTATTCAATTCACCCACTCCCAGCATTTCTGATAATCTGTGCATGGTTACTAATGGCAACGGATCTCCACTTGGTTGTTATGCAATCAAACAAGCGTGGGCTCCTCTTAAAATgcaaagggagggagagagagaaagagcatgCGAATTCTCACTttggtgtgagtgtgtgtgggagTGACGTCTTACTGGACTCTGTAGAATCTGTGTGACTCTCTTTCTCTGCTCCATCATGTTGAAGTCCTGCCTCAGGTCAGGTGACATAGCGCTGCTCCTCAGAGCCTCGGGGGACTGGAGTTCTTCTGCGCTCTCGCTGTAGACCTTCTTCACATTTAGACTGGATGGGGGACGGATGCGTAAACCGCCCTCTTCATCACCCGCACTCATCTCAACACACTCACCCTCGCTCATAcataaacacaacacacaaccttctgcttcagagagagagagagagagagagagagtgggctGAGTGTTTTTCTGATCCACTTGAAGCTGTGTTCACAATTGCTGCATGAATACAAAAAGGCCAGGGCACTTTGGATTACAAATGAATtgtctaaacacacacatacaaataaacaCTCTCTCATCACACACCTGCATGTCTGCTCTCCAGCTGACATCCTATACTAAGTCATGCATATCTGCACGCACCCCACAGAGAGCAATTCACACCTCAAATGCCCCTCTTTCCACCCTGATAGCCCGAAATCACCCCAAAACACCCAacagatgttttattttgaccctgaattcattttgtttgaatttaaatgagTTTTTATCTCTAAACCGTGTACAATTGTTTTGAATCTTCGTTCATGTCTATGAAGTATCTAAACATATAAGAGCAAGATATAAAATAGCGGAACCCTCCCTTCTCAGGAAAAGTCTTTTTTGCGTCCTGAATCTCCCCCATCGTTTATTGCGCGTCTCGCGCAACCACCGCCTGCGCGCGTTGAAGAAATCTGCTGTGTCTCAAAACTCACTGAGCTGCCTACCCTATCTAGACAACATGTATAGGTAGGCTATTATTGGTGCGTGCAGAATTTTTCGGCGTCACACAAAATTTCTGGCCTTCATGCGCGTTCCGAATCAGTTTGCAACAGAACTGCGCAAGCATTTAATGCCTCGAAATGCTGTGTCTAGGTAGGCAGTCCAGAAGGTCTAATAGTGTGTAGCTGCTgcattatataactaaacatcAAATTCAAGCCGAATACTAACTTCACATCCATAAAGATGAAAACCgacttatttttaatgcattttaaaataacttattgGTCATTGGAAAAGTCGCGCAGTTCTTGCTTTGCAGTCGCACTTTATCAAACATTTTGCGTCCATCTATCTATGCAAGTCTATTagtcacataaataaataaataagcctaCTCACCTTTCTTGGTCTCAGCTTAAATTGAATCCCAGAATTGCAGCAGGGAACATAATAACTATATAAATCAGCTTCAGCCAGAATAACTAACAGCAGCACATCAGACGCAACC includes these proteins:
- the add3b gene encoding adducin 3 (gamma) b translates to MSEGECVEMSAGDEEGGLRIRPPSSLNVKKVYSESAEELQSPEALRSSAMSPDLRQDFNMMEQRKRVTQILQSPDFKEELECMVKEQCSKGSNSSGLLGHIAQLIISNTLSNTGVCSPSSAGSISPVNDLCGMEWFNCSKAERQGRCKLACLYRLLDLYGHTHFPNTYLTLRISKEQDHILILPKGLSFSEATAASLVKVNLIGEVVDQGATALPVDVLGFKPHSAVYSARPDAKCVIHTYTPTTAAVSSMKCGILPISHEALLLGEVSYFSYHGDLANEKEKMELQKALGPTAKVLVLRNQGLLAFGETIEEAFHYLYHSHQACEIQVSALLCAGGVDNLCVLDRTSLKTAPTKNPSGQMPDGQIRWRVGEAEFESLMRMLDNLGYRTGYTYRHPIVKEKPRHHNDVEIPATVTGVGLEEKDVFPQSPLHFVAQKRDRERIRWLNSPNCYLKVNVPEESINGTCSPRTKTMWMKSEESGSCKDTPIRIEDPNQFVPLNTNPSEVLEKRNKIREQNRADLMTAGPKSQLLADIAVDKPPGPAYIYEDEKQTAALPPNPFNQSEAEIQEYTQTVENKTSQSALQSEADEEFTDGEMTTYDGSTVSLSISPLMSPERGDSLSALLQSSDGDDLTQDDDLTLQVTELSITKEMQVSITTTVANNISVTSSSEGQPKSPKKKKKKFRTPSFLRMTKKRERRDKEKGKDKEKEKEREKEQEEKEIEEEKECKKD